Within Telopea speciosissima isolate NSW1024214 ecotype Mountain lineage chromosome 8, Tspe_v1, whole genome shotgun sequence, the genomic segment GGGTTACTTTCAACATCCAATTCTGTGATCCAAATGGGAAGCTTTGCTGCTGCTAGAATATCAAGAGAAGATCTCATATAAGGAATGTTAGGTGTTTGGAAATGAGACTCGAGCCCAATTCCAATCTGCCCAGGATTAGCTGATTGAATCTCCCTCAACTTCTCAAGATACTTGGCTGGTGTTGACATTCCATCTCTACTATCTTCTATAGTATTGTATTCATTCATAAACAATGTTGTGCCACCATCAAGTTGATGTGTCATTTGATAGAAAGAAGCAGAAGCATTACTCCCTAACTTATCTTCATAAAATGAGAAATGCAAGTTTTCATTAACAACATCCCATGCAATAACTTGTCCTTTATATCTTGTCACAATGGAATTAATCCTCTTTTCTGTTGCTTGCCTTAGTTGATCAGGGGAAAGTGATTGAACCCAATTGGGTTGAAACTTTGGGTCATCCCATAAAATATTGTGACCTCTTACTGAAATTCCAGATTGTTTGGTAATGGCAAGCATGGCATCAGGAACTGAGTAGTCTTCTTTACCAGGAGAGGGCTCAGTGCTATACCATTTCATCTCATTTTCAAAGGTGGTGACACTGAACCTGGGGATGAACCAACTTTTATAGGCAGGGTTGTCTATGATTTCCTTACTTATGGCACTGCCAAAGGGAAAGCTTGCTTTCTTTTGTTGTATGGAGATTTTTGCACCTGCAAAAGTTTTTCCATCAGCATTTACTGCTTGGAATCTCACCTTTCTCTTACGTACCTGCAGCATGGAATTTTTCACATTCATCAATACTACATAGTCTGTGTTTGTGTCAATGGAAAATATATCCCAAGAATTTTGTtttaaaagcaaaagaaaattatGGCCAAGAGTTCAGTGTGGGGAAGCATGACCCCTGTGCATGCGGGCCAATGGGAGTACACGTGGTGGCATCAACGGGGTAGGCATTAGTCATTACCGCCtttcattgggggggggggcagagtggttattccccctcccctcatgtCTAGGCGCAACCGTGCAAGGCGTGTACATTCCCCCAAGAGACTTTCTCGCAAAAATTATATATGaatgaaaaaacaaatttttttttttgtggataaaaattttaggaagaaagttctttgtggggaaGTGTACCGCCAATGCCCAGACAcaaagggggtgaaatgactgcccgcCTCATGCctcatgaaaggcaaaaatcccacccccatgatgccaatgtgtgcattctcattggcccccaggTGCAAGGGCCATACTCATCCCCCATAGAAAACAagccaaaattttattaaaatccaaagggaaaaaaagagaacagTTGAAAGATCAGAGACAAACTGGAGCTAGCAAGCACACTACAAGGCCTAAATACAAAGCTCAAAGAAATGActagaaaaacaaacaaaacaaaaatttgtGAATGGTTGTAATGAGACAACATTACAAAATAGATACAAATTGATCatcaaggattttttttttggttacctTCTCAATGCTTCGATCTTGGTGCGACCTCCATTGTTTCTTGGTGAATGGTTGTAATGAGACACTATCAACCCATATCTCTACTGTTGCATTCTTGCTCTGAAGCATCATCATCCATCATTTTAAGTGCATCACAGTAACAATAATTGAACATAGAATTCAACTGGGAACACACacgttgggaaaaaaaaaaaactaataaaatgcaGCAGCTGGTACCTCAAAATAGAGTTCAGCAAGTCCAGATGAGTTCACAGTGAGGCCACCTTTAAGCATGGACCAGCAACCTGACTCAGCATGAACTGCACCTGCATGTATCATAACTCCATTTGTGCTAAAAACAGCAGTCACTGCCTCATTTCCTTTAACCACCTGTACCCATGCTGTGTAAGAGATCAAATATTTAGTTAAATTCAGAATTaagctttattttttattattatttttttaacccaaatattATCTAGGACCCAGGCCAGTCCCTATGATTTTATTAAAGATTAGACAAATAATAGGAAATTAAGCTTTAGTTAAAAGCAATTCTAAAAATGGATATTAATTTAATGAGGGGCGCAAGGGCCATGCGTAcagcagccaatgagagtgcgcaTTGGCAtcttgggggtggggtggtcatttcagcccccaaCTGTGTCAAGGTGTAGTCCACACCCCTATagaacattttccctaattTAATTTAGGGGGAGCATTCTCTGTGGAGGAGCACAGGGGCCATGCACAGCCAACGAGAGCGCATGATGTGGCATCTTTGGGGGTAGGATTTCTGCCTTTTTGCCACCCACTGTGTATGGGCGTGGCCTCCCCCGACAAAGAACATTTTCCATAATTTAATTTAGGGGGGAGCGCGGGGCCATGCGCAGCCAACGAGAGCACGGGCTGTGGCATCTGTGGGGgcaggatttctgcctttcataggGGTAGGGCCCAACATTTTGCCATCCACTATGTCTGGGCGTGGCGTCccatgtccccccccccccaaacacctatacacacacacacacacacacacacacatatagaGAACATTTTTCCTTTAATGTAATAAACTTAATGAAAGACGAATTACCAGAGAAGGTGTAAAGCTTATCCTTAAGCAGGTAAAGCTTTTGGGAGAAGCTATCAAAGGGCTTGCTTCTACTATGAGCAACAATGAAACTGTTGCCTTTCTCTGATGAGCGATGCTC encodes:
- the LOC122672406 gene encoding endo-1,4-beta-xylanase 5-like, which encodes MAIGVFGENYLLLLFCILFTVDVAFHHGGEPLKSLVLCVFSVFRFILQIAILGIAVEALSYDYSATIECLAEPLKPQYGGGIIKNPELNHGLSGWTVFGNAKIEHRSSEKGNSFIVAHSRSKPFDSFSQKLYLLKDKLYTFSAWVQVVKGNEAVTAVFSTNGVMIHAGAVHAESGCWSMLKGGLTVNSSGLAELYFESKNATVEIWVDSVSLQPFTKKQWRSHQDRSIEKVRKRKVRFQAVNADGKTFAGAKISIQQKKASFPFGSAISKEIIDNPAYKSWFIPRFSVTTFENEMKWYSTEPSPGKEDYSVPDAMLAITKQSGISVRGHNILWDDPKFQPNWVQSLSPDQLRQATEKRINSIVTRYKGQVIAWDVVNENLHFSFYEDKLGSNASASFYQMTHQLDGGTTLFMNEYNTIEDSRDGMSTPAKYLEKLREIQSANPGQIGIGLESHFQTPNIPYMRSSLDILAAAKLPIWITELDVESNPSQAQFLEEILREAHAHPAINGIVIWAGWHSEGCNKMCLTDNNFKNLPTGDVVDKLINEWTQRNLVGSIDNNGTFEISLFHGDYDATLTHPSANSNSTRSFKVTTGTSEETMLHVHVHDV